A window of the Gossypium hirsutum isolate 1008001.06 chromosome A05, Gossypium_hirsutum_v2.1, whole genome shotgun sequence genome harbors these coding sequences:
- the LOC107961127 gene encoding ubiquitin domain-containing protein 2 → MGSNESKPTKDDENVKKIRKPKPWKHCEPITRAQLAKIRDEFWDTAPCNGGRKEIWDALRAAAEAELILAQAIIDIAGVIVQNDDLTICYDERGAKYELPKYVLSEPINLIKDN, encoded by the exons ATGGGTTCTAATGAATCCAAACCAACCAAGGATGACG AAAATGTGAAGAAAATCAGAAAGCCAAAACCTTGGAAGCATTGTGAGCCGATTACGAGAGCACAACTTGCGAAGATTCGTGATGAATTTTGGGATACAGCTCCGTGCAATGGTGGCCGGAAAG AGATATGGGATGCACTTCGAGCTGCAGCTGAAGCTGAATTAATCCTTGCGCAAGCAATCATCGATATTGCCGGGGTGATTGTTCAGAATGATGATTTAACCATTTGCTATGACGAGAGAG GTGCCAAGTATGAACTTCCCAAGTATGTGTTGAGTGAGCcgattaatttgattaaagataaCTGA
- the LOC107960448 gene encoding probable LRR receptor-like serine/threonine-protein kinase RFK1 isoform X2, translating into MFFSKPITFLFSALLSFILSNTNKLDAATLPQDEVNVLNQIAKTMGGNDWNFDAGSCVSEKVNTDTGAEKNITCTCQNGTCHVTHIIFKLQSLPGVLPSELVNLPYLKEIDFAYNYLNGTIPPEWASMQLEFISVFGNRLSGNIPTYLGNITSLTYLDLEANQFSGQVPPEIGKLVNLRTLRLSSNGLTGNLPVQLEALKNLTDFRINDNYFNGSIPAFIWNWKKLERLEMQASGLEGPIPSSISALENLVTLIISDINGATQPFPYLWNMTAINRMDVSFNLLSGQLVKVTLPKDLKFLYLTGNNLSGNIPASILSTGLPVDLSYNNFTWPGPDQPVCLRKLDNINLFRSSSTEYVKRGVIPCRSDFKCQKYWHSMYINCGGTNDVKMNGTMYVGDATSGLGGAATLYGNNDNWGFSSTGDFRDDNDELNAASRYLAQSTSMSNQLYATARLSPLSITYFRYCLENGSYSVRLYFAEIEIINSTRYGRLGRRIFNIYIQDQLVEENFNIEAEAGGVLTPLTKHYNANVTNGELEIRFYWAGKGTQAIPSRGVHGPLISAISVDPNFKPQHKENKTKTVPIIIGVVGSFLVFLASGILIWIYCFKAKSHREQDLRGLDLQTVSFTLKQIKAATNNFDSGNKIGEGGFGPVYKGQLADGTIIAVKQLSSKSSQGNREFLNEMGMISCLQHPNLVKLYGCCIEGNQLLLVYEYLENNSLSRALFGPEYSRINLDWPTRQKICVGIAKGIAFLHEESRLKIVHRDIKGTNVLLDRDLNPKISDFGLAKLSDEDKTHISTRIAGTIGYIAPEYALWGYLTYKADVYSFGIVALELVSGKHNMNYGPVDEYTCLLDWACHLQQSGKLLELVDDKLGSNYNKSEAERMIKVALLGTNASPSLRPTMSDVVGMLEGTITIPDVIPNACSYNEDLRFKAIRDHRSYIRSQGHTSTPAGSLFESSSTSARDINETNEESCIEV; encoded by the exons ATGTTCTTCTCTAAACCCATCACCTTTCTGTTTTCAGctcttctttctttcattttgtcAAACACAAACAAGCTTGATGCCGCTACGCTGCCTCAAGATGAGG TGAATGTTCTGAATCAAATTGCTAAAACGATGGGAGGTAACGACTGGAATTTCGATGCCGGCAGTTGTGTCTCGGAGAAAGTGAACACGGACACGGGTGCGGAGAAAAACATTACCTGCACTTGCCAAAACGGCACCTGCCACGTTACACATAT AATATTCAAACTTCAGAGTCTTCCAGGAGTACTTCCATCTGAACTTGTAAACCTTCCTTACCTCAAAGAGAT TGATTTTGCATACAACTATCTCAATGGGACAATCCCACCGGAATGGGCTTCAATGCAACTTGAATTCAT CTCTGTCTTCGGAAATCGACTATCGGGGAACATTCCAACTTATTTGGGTAACATTACCAGTCTTACATACTT AGACCTTGAAGCAAATCAATTTTCAGGACAAGTCCCTCCAGAAATTGGAAAGTTAGTTAACTTGAGAACTCT GAGATTGTCTTCCAATGGACTAACCGGAAATTTGCCGGTTCAACTTGAAGCACTGAAAAACTTAACAGACTT TAGGATAAATGACAACTACTTTAATGGGAGCATACCGGCTTTCATTTGGAACTGGAAGAAACTCGAAAGATT AGAAATGCAGGCTAGTGGACTTGAAGGTCCAATTCCTTCATCCATCTCCGCTTTGGAAAACTTAGTAACTTT GATAATCAGTGATATAAACGGAGCGACTCAGCCTTTTCCTTATCTTTGGAACATGACAGCAATCAATCGGAT GGACGTCAGTTTTAACCTGTTGAGTGGGCAACTTGTCAAAGTCACTCTCCCTAAAGATTTAAAATTCCT CTATCTTACAGGCAATAATCTCAGTGGAAATATACCTGCATCAATCTTGTCGACAGGACTTCCAGT GGACCTTTCCTACAATAACTTCACATGGCCAGGCCCCGATCAGCCTGTTTGTTTACGAAAATT GGACAACATAAATTTGTTCCGCAGTTCTTCGACAGAATACGT TAAAAGGGGAGTTATTCCATGCAGGAGCgatttcaaatgtcagaaat ATTGGCATTCTATGTATATCAATTGTGGTGGAACTAATGATGTGAAAATGAATGGGACTATGTATGTGGGAGATGCAACATCTGGTTTAGGTGGTGCTGCGACATTATATGGGAACAACGATAACTGGGGTTTTAGTAGCACTGGAGACTTTAGGGATGACAATGATGAACTGAATGCTGCATCGCGTTATCTGGCACAGTCTACAAGCATGTCTAATCAGTTGTATGCTACTGCGCGTCTATCTCCACTTTCAATTACTTATTTCCGATATTGTTTAGAGAATGGGAGCTATTCAGTGAGACTATACTTTGCCGAGATCGAAATCATTAATAGCACAAGATATGGAAGACTTGGCAGGCGCATTTTCAACATTTATATCCAG GACCAGCTGGTGGAAGAAAACTTCAATATAGAAGCTGAAGCTGGTGGGGTTCTTACTCCACTAACGAAACACTATAATGCCAATGTAACAAATGGTGAACTAGAGATCCGCTTCTACTGGGCCGGAAAAGGTACTCAAGCAATTCCTAGTCGAGGAGTCCATGGCCCCCTCATATCAGCCATCTCAGTCGATCCCA ATTTCAAACCCCAGCATAAGGAGAACAAAACAAAGACTGTGCCAATCATCATTGGTGTAGTGGGATCCTTTCTCGTGTTCTTGGCATCTGGTATTCTTATCTGGATATACTGTTTTAAAGCCAAGAGCCATAGAGAACAAG ATCTCAGGGGACTAGATTTGCAAACAGTTTCTTTTACCTTAAAGCAGATAAAGGCGGCTACTAACAATTTTGATTCTGGAAACAAGATTGGTGAAGGTGGATTTGGACCTGTTTACAAG GGTCAGCTAGCTGATGGAACTATAATCGCTGTCAAGCAGCTTTCTTCAAAGTCGAGTCAGGGAAATCGTGAATTCTTGAACGAGATGGGGATGATTTCATGTTTGCAGCACCCCAATCTTGTGAAGCTTTATGGATGCTGTATCGAAGGGAATCAACTGTTGCTAGTGTATGAGTACTTGGAAAATAATAGCCTTTCTCGGGCTTTGTTTG GACCGGAATACTCTCGAATAAATCTAGATTGGCCTACCAGGCAGAAGATTTGTGTCGGAATAGCTAAAGGCATAGCTTTTCTCCATGAAGAGTCTAGACTCAAAATTGTCCACAGAGACATCAAAGGTACCAACGTTCTGCTTGATAGAGACCTTAATCCTAAAATATCTGACTTTGGGTTGGCCAAGCTTAGCGACGAGGATAAAACTCACATCAGCACACGAATTGCCGGGACAAT AGGATATATTGCACCAGAGTATGCACTGTGGGGTTACTTGACCTACAAGGCAGATGTTTATAGCTTCGGAATTGTGGCATTGGAGCTTGTTAGTGGCAAGCATAATATGAATTATGGACCAGTGGACGAATACACTTGCCTTCTAGATTGG GCCTGTCATTTACAACAAAGTGGAAAGCTTTTGGAGTTGGTCGATGATAAGCTGGGATCCAACTATAACAAGTCGGAAGCAGAAAGGATGATTAAAGTAGCTCTCTTAGGCACCAATGCTTCGCCCTCCCTGAGGCCGACAATGTCCGATGTGGTGGGAATGCTGGAAGGAACAATTACGATTCCCGATGTCATCCCTAATGCTTGTAGTTATAATGAAGATTTGAGGTTTAAAGCTATAAGAGATCATCGTAGCTATATCCGTAGTCAGGGGCACACATCAACACCTGCAGGATCTCTGTTCGAGTCTTCATCTACTTCAGCTCGTGACATCAATGAAACCAATGAGGAGTCATGTATTGAGGTTTAA
- the LOC107960448 gene encoding probable LRR receptor-like serine/threonine-protein kinase RFK1 isoform X1, giving the protein MFFSKPITFLFSALLSFILSNTNKLDAATLPQDEVNVLNQIAKTMGGNDWNFDAGSCVSEKVNTDTGAEKNITCTCQNGTCHVTHIIFKLQSLPGVLPSELVNLPYLKEIDFAYNYLNGTIPPEWASMQLEFISVFGNRLSGNIPTYLGNITSLTYLDLEANQFSGQVPPEIGKLVNLRTLRLSSNGLTGNLPVQLEALKNLTDFRINDNYFNGSIPAFIWNWKKLERLEMQASGLEGPIPSSISALENLVTLIISDINGATQPFPYLWNMTAINRIILKKCNIVGQIPQEIWQMSKLRVLDVSFNLLSGQLVKVTLPKDLKFLYLTGNNLSGNIPASILSTGLPVDLSYNNFTWPGPDQPVCLRKLDNINLFRSSSTEYVKRGVIPCRSDFKCQKYWHSMYINCGGTNDVKMNGTMYVGDATSGLGGAATLYGNNDNWGFSSTGDFRDDNDELNAASRYLAQSTSMSNQLYATARLSPLSITYFRYCLENGSYSVRLYFAEIEIINSTRYGRLGRRIFNIYIQDQLVEENFNIEAEAGGVLTPLTKHYNANVTNGELEIRFYWAGKGTQAIPSRGVHGPLISAISVDPNFKPQHKENKTKTVPIIIGVVGSFLVFLASGILIWIYCFKAKSHREQDLRGLDLQTVSFTLKQIKAATNNFDSGNKIGEGGFGPVYKGQLADGTIIAVKQLSSKSSQGNREFLNEMGMISCLQHPNLVKLYGCCIEGNQLLLVYEYLENNSLSRALFGPEYSRINLDWPTRQKICVGIAKGIAFLHEESRLKIVHRDIKGTNVLLDRDLNPKISDFGLAKLSDEDKTHISTRIAGTIGYIAPEYALWGYLTYKADVYSFGIVALELVSGKHNMNYGPVDEYTCLLDWACHLQQSGKLLELVDDKLGSNYNKSEAERMIKVALLGTNASPSLRPTMSDVVGMLEGTITIPDVIPNACSYNEDLRFKAIRDHRSYIRSQGHTSTPAGSLFESSSTSARDINETNEESCIEV; this is encoded by the exons ATGTTCTTCTCTAAACCCATCACCTTTCTGTTTTCAGctcttctttctttcattttgtcAAACACAAACAAGCTTGATGCCGCTACGCTGCCTCAAGATGAGG TGAATGTTCTGAATCAAATTGCTAAAACGATGGGAGGTAACGACTGGAATTTCGATGCCGGCAGTTGTGTCTCGGAGAAAGTGAACACGGACACGGGTGCGGAGAAAAACATTACCTGCACTTGCCAAAACGGCACCTGCCACGTTACACATAT AATATTCAAACTTCAGAGTCTTCCAGGAGTACTTCCATCTGAACTTGTAAACCTTCCTTACCTCAAAGAGAT TGATTTTGCATACAACTATCTCAATGGGACAATCCCACCGGAATGGGCTTCAATGCAACTTGAATTCAT CTCTGTCTTCGGAAATCGACTATCGGGGAACATTCCAACTTATTTGGGTAACATTACCAGTCTTACATACTT AGACCTTGAAGCAAATCAATTTTCAGGACAAGTCCCTCCAGAAATTGGAAAGTTAGTTAACTTGAGAACTCT GAGATTGTCTTCCAATGGACTAACCGGAAATTTGCCGGTTCAACTTGAAGCACTGAAAAACTTAACAGACTT TAGGATAAATGACAACTACTTTAATGGGAGCATACCGGCTTTCATTTGGAACTGGAAGAAACTCGAAAGATT AGAAATGCAGGCTAGTGGACTTGAAGGTCCAATTCCTTCATCCATCTCCGCTTTGGAAAACTTAGTAACTTT GATAATCAGTGATATAAACGGAGCGACTCAGCCTTTTCCTTATCTTTGGAACATGACAGCAATCAATCGGAT AATATTGAAGAAATGCAACATTGTTGGGCAAATCCCACAAGAGATCTGGCAAATGAGTAAATTACGTGTTTT GGACGTCAGTTTTAACCTGTTGAGTGGGCAACTTGTCAAAGTCACTCTCCCTAAAGATTTAAAATTCCT CTATCTTACAGGCAATAATCTCAGTGGAAATATACCTGCATCAATCTTGTCGACAGGACTTCCAGT GGACCTTTCCTACAATAACTTCACATGGCCAGGCCCCGATCAGCCTGTTTGTTTACGAAAATT GGACAACATAAATTTGTTCCGCAGTTCTTCGACAGAATACGT TAAAAGGGGAGTTATTCCATGCAGGAGCgatttcaaatgtcagaaat ATTGGCATTCTATGTATATCAATTGTGGTGGAACTAATGATGTGAAAATGAATGGGACTATGTATGTGGGAGATGCAACATCTGGTTTAGGTGGTGCTGCGACATTATATGGGAACAACGATAACTGGGGTTTTAGTAGCACTGGAGACTTTAGGGATGACAATGATGAACTGAATGCTGCATCGCGTTATCTGGCACAGTCTACAAGCATGTCTAATCAGTTGTATGCTACTGCGCGTCTATCTCCACTTTCAATTACTTATTTCCGATATTGTTTAGAGAATGGGAGCTATTCAGTGAGACTATACTTTGCCGAGATCGAAATCATTAATAGCACAAGATATGGAAGACTTGGCAGGCGCATTTTCAACATTTATATCCAG GACCAGCTGGTGGAAGAAAACTTCAATATAGAAGCTGAAGCTGGTGGGGTTCTTACTCCACTAACGAAACACTATAATGCCAATGTAACAAATGGTGAACTAGAGATCCGCTTCTACTGGGCCGGAAAAGGTACTCAAGCAATTCCTAGTCGAGGAGTCCATGGCCCCCTCATATCAGCCATCTCAGTCGATCCCA ATTTCAAACCCCAGCATAAGGAGAACAAAACAAAGACTGTGCCAATCATCATTGGTGTAGTGGGATCCTTTCTCGTGTTCTTGGCATCTGGTATTCTTATCTGGATATACTGTTTTAAAGCCAAGAGCCATAGAGAACAAG ATCTCAGGGGACTAGATTTGCAAACAGTTTCTTTTACCTTAAAGCAGATAAAGGCGGCTACTAACAATTTTGATTCTGGAAACAAGATTGGTGAAGGTGGATTTGGACCTGTTTACAAG GGTCAGCTAGCTGATGGAACTATAATCGCTGTCAAGCAGCTTTCTTCAAAGTCGAGTCAGGGAAATCGTGAATTCTTGAACGAGATGGGGATGATTTCATGTTTGCAGCACCCCAATCTTGTGAAGCTTTATGGATGCTGTATCGAAGGGAATCAACTGTTGCTAGTGTATGAGTACTTGGAAAATAATAGCCTTTCTCGGGCTTTGTTTG GACCGGAATACTCTCGAATAAATCTAGATTGGCCTACCAGGCAGAAGATTTGTGTCGGAATAGCTAAAGGCATAGCTTTTCTCCATGAAGAGTCTAGACTCAAAATTGTCCACAGAGACATCAAAGGTACCAACGTTCTGCTTGATAGAGACCTTAATCCTAAAATATCTGACTTTGGGTTGGCCAAGCTTAGCGACGAGGATAAAACTCACATCAGCACACGAATTGCCGGGACAAT AGGATATATTGCACCAGAGTATGCACTGTGGGGTTACTTGACCTACAAGGCAGATGTTTATAGCTTCGGAATTGTGGCATTGGAGCTTGTTAGTGGCAAGCATAATATGAATTATGGACCAGTGGACGAATACACTTGCCTTCTAGATTGG GCCTGTCATTTACAACAAAGTGGAAAGCTTTTGGAGTTGGTCGATGATAAGCTGGGATCCAACTATAACAAGTCGGAAGCAGAAAGGATGATTAAAGTAGCTCTCTTAGGCACCAATGCTTCGCCCTCCCTGAGGCCGACAATGTCCGATGTGGTGGGAATGCTGGAAGGAACAATTACGATTCCCGATGTCATCCCTAATGCTTGTAGTTATAATGAAGATTTGAGGTTTAAAGCTATAAGAGATCATCGTAGCTATATCCGTAGTCAGGGGCACACATCAACACCTGCAGGATCTCTGTTCGAGTCTTCATCTACTTCAGCTCGTGACATCAATGAAACCAATGAGGAGTCATGTATTGAGGTTTAA